The Pseudoalteromonas nigrifaciens genome segment GGCGGTAACTTTTTTTATCGCCTGCATTTTGATTTACATTACATAGATGTTATTACAGCGCGCTGGATTGTGTGTTTTGCAAGTTTATTTATGCTGATTGCCATTGTGTCGGGGGTGGTGATCCACAAGCGTATTTTTAAAGATATGTTTACCTTTAGGCGCAATAAAGGCAGCCGTACATGGCTCGACGCTCATAATATAAGCTCAGTATTAGCCCTGCCCTTTCATTTAATGATTACCTACACTGGGTTAATTACCTTAATCTTTATGCTGTTTCCTTACCCGGCAGAAACTAGTTACGACAAAGGTATGCGAGACTTTTTTAATGATGTTACCCCGCGTAATAATGTAACTGACAAAGCGCAGGGTGCAGCGCCTATGGTAAAAGTAAATAGCATTTTAGATCAACTTTATACTAAGTGGCCAAATGCTGATATTCGCCGTGTACAGGTAAGTAATCCTAATATGGCAGCATCAACTATCACTGTACTAGTTAGCCCACAAAAAGCATTTCGTGACCAAACGCCGCGGTTAATATTTAGTGGCGCCACAGGGGAGTTAGTAGCCCAAACCGATGAAGAACTAAGTGCAGGCAAAGCGCTTTATGAATCGTTAAACTCAATGCATACCGGGCGCTTAGCCGAACCATTACTTCGTTGGCTCTACTTTTTAGGAGGTATTGCGGGTTTTGTAATGATTGCCTCTGGCTGCATTATGTGGGCAAAACGTTTACGTGAGCGAATGAAAAAAAATGCTCACCCATCGTTTGGCTTAAAATTAGTAGAAGGATTAAACCTAACTACTTTAATGGGGCTTCCATTAGCTACCTGTGCGTTTTTTATTGCTAATAGAGTACTTAGCCTACAAGTTGCCGGGCGTGCTGATAAAGAAGTGTTGGCGTTCTTTTTAACCTGGCTTGTGGTGGCTATTGTAGCGCTTATAAAGCGTGATAGAGTGCAATGGCGAGTTATGGCGGCAATAAATGGTTTAGCCTGTTTAGCAGTGCCTGTAATTAATGCGCTAACAACTAACGGTAATATAGTTAGTTATTTAATAAATAAACAGTGGGCGTTATTCACCTTTGATGCGCTGTTTATACTCTCAGGCATATTGTTTTTTATACAAACCGAAAAATTACGTACTGCCAAGCCAACTACAAAAGCGATAAAAAAAAATACTAGTTCTGACTTAAAAGGACAAAAAGCATGATGGAGTTATTACAATTTAGCCTCTGTTTGCTGGCTTTTAACGCGTTTGCGTTGGCTAAATTTAATCATTTTAAAGATGTTTTTAAAAAACGGCCGACTAATTTGCAAAGAAAATACCTCCTAGTTACCGCTTGGATCAGTATTTTACTAAGTCTGCTCCTTTGTGTGAATGATCAAAGCGGGTATGGTGCGTTGCTTTTTTGTGGTTATATGTCGCTAAGTACTTTAATTATAATGGTTTTTTATAATTTTATAACTCAGCTTGTTAAAGTTTTTAGTGTGTTAAATTTGGTTGTAACAGCCTTAACTACTCTACTTTTAGTATTAAACTAGGCTAAGTTAGTAAAATACTGATCTGCTAATGTAGTTTTAAATAAGTAGTAAATAACTAAAATGGGAAGCTCATTGCTTGCCATTTTAGTTATTGCGAGCATTAAGTTTAAATAGTTATTACAATTGCTCTAGCGGTAAATATTTACTGTAAACCCCCTTTACATTTATTTTTGCTTAACCCAAATAATTTGCTCAGTTGCAAAGCCTAAGTCTTTAACTGTTTTTAAAAAGTGCTCTTTTAACTCATCGCCTACCTGTGGCGTACGTGATAAAAACCATAAGTAATCTTTGTTATAACTCGTTATAAATGCATATTGGTAATCAGCTTGCTCAAGTTCAAAAATAACGTAAGCCCCATAAAATGGACCAAAAAACGATACTTTAAAATGTCCTATGTCAGAATCCCCCACAAATTTTGCAAGGCCTTGAGCATTCTTCCATTGTTGTTCTTTAGTAATATAGCCCTTATTAATTACCTTTACAGTGCCATCGTCATTAATAGTATAGTTAGCAGTAACCTGCTCCATACCCTCTTCGAACGAATGATTTAGCCGTGCTATTTCGTACCATTTACCTTGATATTTTTGTAAGTCAAAGTTTTTAACCGCAGTGATCCCTTCTGGCGGACTAGTACATGCACTGAGTGAAAATAGTGTAATGGTGAGTAAAAAATATTTTATTTTGTTCATTTAAGCTCCTTTTTGAGTGGTTATTAATATTACGTAATAGCTATAATAAAGTTTGCTAGCCGATTAAAAAAAATTGCTATAGGATCAATTAAATACTAGAGCAATTTAAAGATTTAATCATGAAAATTTGGGTAGATGCAGACGCGTGTCCAGTGGTTATCAAAGAAATACTTTTTAGGGCCGCTGAGCGCACACAAACCGAAACCATATTAGTGGCTAATCATGCCATGCGTATCCCGCCATCAAAATATATTAGCCGCTTACAAGTGTCTTCGGGTTTTGATGTTGCTGATGACGAAATAGTAAAACGTATTGCTAAAGGTGACTTAGTGATCACCGGCGATATTCCACTGGCCAGTGAAGTAATAGACAACGGCGGGCAAGCACTCAACCCGCGTGGCGAGCTTTATACTACTGAGAATATTCGCTCAATACTTAATGTACGCGACTTTATGGATACCATGCGCTCGAGCGGCGTAGAAATGAGTGGCGGGCCGCCGCCGCTTAGCCAAACCGATCGCCAAAACTTTGCTAATAATCTCGATCGTATTTTAGCGCAAAATAAGGCAGGCTAATTTGAGCAAGCAGTTAATTGGTTTAGGTGACGAGCAATTTAACGTGGCGGTGTATGTAGCAAAGGCCCCGCCAATGCCCTACTTCGAAACGCTCAACAGCCTAGAGCCCGTTATTAATGAGCAAATAAATACTATAAACCAACATTGCGGTAATGGTTGGCGTAAAGTATTTAACGTATACGCTAAAGTATTGTTTGCCCTGCCTAGTGAGCATTACTCATTTGCAAAACAAGCACCTACTTGGCAGCAATATCGCGATGAATTTTTACTTCAAAAAAACAGTAAAACCGCCCTACTGTTTAGCGCGCCTAATCTTACTATTACTTCTGCAGATAAAGCTTCTAGCAATAAAAACCAACTGCACATAATTGCCGGGCGCACCCACGCTAAAAATTTACTCCAACACGGTAAATTACAAACGCAGTTTGATTGGCTCGATGACGAGTTTGCAATAGACGCTATTAATAATATTATTGTGTGCCCGTATTTTGATTACAGGCAACTAAGTAATATAAAAATAGCGAGGCTTAGCGAGCTTGTCGCGCAACTTAAAAGTAGTTTATGAGCGCTACAAACAATTCAAAAAATAGTACAAGGAACAGTTATGGCCGGAATTTTAGCTATAAACGAATTATTAAAATCAATGCAGCCTGTGCTTAATCAAGGCGAATATATATTTTGCTGTTTGGCAGGCTCACTTGCCGATTATGTTCATTTAAACCCACTTGCTACTTACGCTGAAGAAGAAGGGCTAACCCTTATTTTGAAAGCTGAAACTGCCGATAAAGCAGGAATTACTTACGAGGGAAAATATAGTTTAATTACTCTTAACGTACATTCCAGCCTTGAGGCTGTAGGCTTAACAGCGGCAGTATCTGCCAAACTGACAGAGCATGGCATTAGCGCTAATGTGGTAGCTGCGTTTTATCACGACCATATTTTTGTACAAGCAGATAAAGCCCACGCAGCGTTAAATGCGCTGAAAGAGATTGGTTAGACTAGCTTGGCTTTAAATGTTAAATGAGAGCTATTTTAAGGTGATATACAATGATCTGAGTGATGGTGGCATTCGTTCTTCGGGTGGCGCTTCGCTTAACTGACCTGCGTTTTGTAACTTTCTTATGTTAAAGCTTTTAAAAGCGACGCTAACAAATTCTTTAAGATGACACCCACCCTAATATTTGCAATATCAGCATGATTAACTAAGCTCTGGCTAGAATTCTTTAAATAGACACCCACCCTAATATTTGTAATATCAGTGTAATTAACTATGCTCTTTTTAGAAAACTCTTTAAGATGACACCCATTTTAATATTTGTAATATCAGCATGATTAACTAAGCTCTGGCTAGAATTCTTTAAACAAACACCCATCTTAATATTTGTAATATCAGTGTAATTAACTATGCTCTTTTTAGTGCAATAATTAAGCAGGGTGTCACATGGCTATCGCAAGAAAGCGTCAGGTAAGTTTGGTCGATACAAAATACTACCACTGTATTTCGCGCTGTGTACGCCGTGCATTTTTATGCGGCGTAGACAACTTTACTAATCAATCGTATGAACATCGCAGAGGGTGGGTTGAAAGCAAATTACTTGCCCTCGCTAACGTATTTTGTATCGATGTGTGCGCATATGCAGTAATGAGTAATCACACCCACTTAGTACTCTATGTTGATGATAAAAAAGCCAAGCGACTAACCGATAAAGCCATTATTCAGCGGTGGCACAGGCTTTGTAAAGGCACTGTTCTCACTAACAAATATCTGCAAGGTGAAGAGCTAAGTAAAATTGAATGGCTCTTTCTAAATGAAACAATCAGTGAATACCGAGAACGCTTAGCTAATATCAGTTGGTTTATGCGCTTATTAAATGAAGACATTGCGCGCAGAGCTAATAAAGAAGATAACTGTACCGGACGGTTTTGGGAGGGACGTTTTAAATCACAAGCCCTCTTAGATGAAGCCGCATTAATCGCCTGTATGGCATATGTTGATTTAAACCCAATAAGAGCAAAGGCAGCAGCAACACCAGAAACATCAGAGCATACCAGCGTAAAAATACGCATTGAAAGTGCCACTGCAGGTAAGCAACCGAAGCAACTCCTGCGCTTTTCAGGTAAATCAAAAAAGCACATGGCAAAAGGATTACCCTTTGCGCTTAAATCTTACCTTGAACTAGTAGAATTAACTGGACGTTGTATACGCGAAGGCAAGAAAGGCCATATTGAGAGTATCACTTTACCCCTGTTACAAAGAGTAAACATTACCCCCGAAAACTGGCTAAAACTCACCACACAATTTAGTCGCGTATTTCATGGTGCAGTAGGTCGCCCAGCGTCGCACGAAGGATACTGCGAACACCTAAACAGAAAGCGGCGCGCCAACGTTAGTAACTGCGAAAAGCTACTGGCTTAAAATTTCACTTCAAAAACTCTCCGTAATTCCCTTCACTGTGAAAGCACAGTATTTCGCATGTTTAAAAATGAGTGAAAAGTAGATAAATACAGCGTTATTTGAATAAGCAGAGGGATTTTAAAAATTAAGGATGCTTTTAAGCCTAGCAATGTTTGTTT includes the following:
- a CDS encoding DUF3325 domain-containing protein, with amino-acid sequence MMELLQFSLCLLAFNAFALAKFNHFKDVFKKRPTNLQRKYLLVTAWISILLSLLLCVNDQSGYGALLFCGYMSLSTLIIMVFYNFITQLVKVFSVLNLVVTALTTLLLVLN
- a CDS encoding transposase; its protein translation is MAIARKRQVSLVDTKYYHCISRCVRRAFLCGVDNFTNQSYEHRRGWVESKLLALANVFCIDVCAYAVMSNHTHLVLYVDDKKAKRLTDKAIIQRWHRLCKGTVLTNKYLQGEELSKIEWLFLNETISEYRERLANISWFMRLLNEDIARRANKEDNCTGRFWEGRFKSQALLDEAALIACMAYVDLNPIRAKAAATPETSEHTSVKIRIESATAGKQPKQLLRFSGKSKKHMAKGLPFALKSYLELVELTGRCIREGKKGHIESITLPLLQRVNITPENWLKLTTQFSRVFHGAVGRPASHEGYCEHLNRKRRANVSNCEKLLA
- a CDS encoding DUF6942 family protein, producing MSKQLIGLGDEQFNVAVYVAKAPPMPYFETLNSLEPVINEQINTINQHCGNGWRKVFNVYAKVLFALPSEHYSFAKQAPTWQQYRDEFLLQKNSKTALLFSAPNLTITSADKASSNKNQLHIIAGRTHAKNLLQHGKLQTQFDWLDDEFAIDAINNIIVCPYFDYRQLSNIKIARLSELVAQLKSSL
- a CDS encoding ACT domain-containing protein, with product MAGILAINELLKSMQPVLNQGEYIFCCLAGSLADYVHLNPLATYAEEEGLTLILKAETADKAGITYEGKYSLITLNVHSSLEAVGLTAAVSAKLTEHGISANVVAAFYHDHIFVQADKAHAALNALKEIG
- a CDS encoding PepSY-associated TM helix domain-containing protein; translated protein: MKDSFFRSMTWLHTWVGLLVCWLLYLIFFSGTLSFFRDEMSLWNQPEIHNIQAQSDRISAQKQQIITGFDYLNAQASNAPNWRITLPEQRVPYLTYGFAKPKEPGQRRSKFEDTQLDPNTMQPLASFRETKGGNFFYRLHFDLHYIDVITARWIVCFASLFMLIAIVSGVVIHKRIFKDMFTFRRNKGSRTWLDAHNISSVLALPFHLMITYTGLITLIFMLFPYPAETSYDKGMRDFFNDVTPRNNVTDKAQGAAPMVKVNSILDQLYTKWPNADIRRVQVSNPNMAASTITVLVSPQKAFRDQTPRLIFSGATGELVAQTDEELSAGKALYESLNSMHTGRLAEPLLRWLYFLGGIAGFVMIASGCIMWAKRLRERMKKNAHPSFGLKLVEGLNLTTLMGLPLATCAFFIANRVLSLQVAGRADKEVLAFFLTWLVVAIVALIKRDRVQWRVMAAINGLACLAVPVINALTTNGNIVSYLINKQWALFTFDALFILSGILFFIQTEKLRTAKPTTKAIKKNTSSDLKGQKA
- a CDS encoding lipocalin family protein encodes the protein MNKIKYFLLTITLFSLSACTSPPEGITAVKNFDLQKYQGKWYEIARLNHSFEEGMEQVTANYTINDDGTVKVINKGYITKEQQWKNAQGLAKFVGDSDIGHFKVSFFGPFYGAYVIFELEQADYQYAFITSYNKDYLWFLSRTPQVGDELKEHFLKTVKDLGFATEQIIWVKQK
- a CDS encoding YaiI/YqxD family protein, whose amino-acid sequence is MKIWVDADACPVVIKEILFRAAERTQTETILVANHAMRIPPSKYISRLQVSSGFDVADDEIVKRIAKGDLVITGDIPLASEVIDNGGQALNPRGELYTTENIRSILNVRDFMDTMRSSGVEMSGGPPPLSQTDRQNFANNLDRILAQNKAG